CTTCTGTTAACTCTGATATCAAATTTAAATATGTTTTATATCCTATAACTACAGTAGCTTCTTTTATTGTTTCATAAGCTTCTAATGATAAGCTCTTTCCTCCACCAGGTCCGATGCCCACTGCGGCCACCCAACCCTTCCGAGTGCTATTGTAATTTTTTTGTCTCTGCTTGCTGTTTTTCTTGTGATTATATCCTTGCACAGCTTCATCACTGCTGGTTCGCATACACCACCAACTCCCATTTTTTTATTTACAAATTCTGATGCATTCTTTTTATTTACAAACTGAATTAATTCGTTTGAGTTAAAAAACTTAAGATCTACCTTAAGATATCTAGCTGCTTCTAAAAGTCCTAGCTCACTTTTCTTTTTATCTATACTAACTAAACTTTTTAAACAAAGAGGCGATACACCATTTGCGATAAGATTAGTATGTAAATATTCTAAAATATCAGTAGCTAATACTCCCTTTTTACATCCTAAACCTGCGATAATACTTTTAGGACGTAAAATAATAACATTTTTAGATAATTGTTTGTGTGTTAATACTCTATCTGTTATTAAAACCACGGGCTGTTCACTTTCTTTAATCCTTTCATTTCTCCATAGCTGAAAATTAATAAAATCTGTGGTGACATTTAATTTTTCATCGACCATCCAAGTTATCTGGTTCCCTTTAACAATGTGTGAATTAATATGTTTTAAAAGTTCCTTTACATGTTGTTTTTCTATACCTTCAATTTTCAGATTCCAAAGATATGCTAATAAATCAGGAGTAACCTTATTACCTAAATCACTAGCTGTAGTTATAACTGGTTTTACGGTAAGGATCTCACTAACTTCTTTAGCTAATTTATTACCGCCACCTAAATGACCAGAGAGTACACTTACTGCAAAACAACCTTCTTGATCAACTGCAACTACGCCTGGATCACTAACTTTATTTTGTAAAAATGGAGCTAGTAACCTAACTGTTATACCAACAGAACCTATGATTATCACACCAGAAAAATTATAAAATGCAAGTCTAATAACATTTTTTAAGTCAGACTTGTATGAATATATACCTTGTAATGAATCTAATTCATGTTTGAAAAGATCGTATGGCACAAACATCCGACTATTTTTGAAATGTTCAAATATAGTTTTACCTTTTTCATAACCTTCCTTTGAAACAACAATGATAGCTAGATACTTATTCATTACTATCTCCTACTCTATATCCATGGGTGAAATCACTTCGATATAGATAACTATCTGTATATGAATCTGAGGTCAAAACTTCACCCACTATAATAAGAGCTGTTTTTTTAATACCCGATTCTATAACTTTATCATTAATATCATTTAATGTACCTGATATAACCTGTTCTTCAGGCCAAGTTGCTTTATATACAACTGTAACAGGAGTGTCTATTGACATTCCACCTTCTATCAGTTCTGATATCACTTCTCTTAATATATGGGTACTCAAATATATACAAATAGTAGATTGGTGACTCGCAAGATACCTTAATCGTTCTTTTTCTGGCACAGGAGTTTTCTTTGCTAGTCTTGTTAAAATTACTGTTTGAGTAATCCCAGGTAAAGTAAGTTCTCGCTTCAATGTTGCCATTGCTCCTTGATAGGCACTTATTCCTGGAACTATATCTGTAGTTATTCCTTTTTCTTGTAATACATCGATTTGTTCTTGTATTGCACCATATAACCCAGGGTCACCTGTATGTAGACGTACTACCAGTTTGTCATTTTCTACAGCTTTTAACATAATATCTATTAGTTCTTCTTTTGTAAGGCCTGAACTATCGTATAACTCACATGAAGAAGAAGTAAAATCTAATACTTTTGGATTTATCAAAGAACCAGTATAAACTACTGTATCAGCAGTATTTAATAATTTTTCTCCTTTTTTAGTTATCAGATCTGGATCACCTGGACCCGCTCCCACAAAATATACTTTCATAGTTATCACCTACTCATCGTTTGATTTTTAAAAACTATTATAGTTGATAAATA
The DNA window shown above is from Natranaerobius trueperi and carries:
- the cobM gene encoding precorrin-4 C(11)-methyltransferase; translation: MKVYFVGAGPGDPDLITKKGEKLLNTADTVVYTGSLINPKVLDFTSSSCELYDSSGLTKEELIDIMLKAVENDKLVVRLHTGDPGLYGAIQEQIDVLQEKGITTDIVPGISAYQGAMATLKRELTLPGITQTVILTRLAKKTPVPEKERLRYLASHQSTICIYLSTHILREVISELIEGGMSIDTPVTVVYKATWPEEQVISGTLNDINDKVIESGIKKTALIIVGEVLTSDSYTDSYLYRSDFTHGYRVGDSNE
- a CDS encoding cobalt-precorrin 5A hydrolase, with product MNKYLAIIVVSKEGYEKGKTIFEHFKNSRMFVPYDLFKHELDSLQGIYSYKSDLKNVIRLAFYNFSGVIIIGSVGITVRLLAPFLQNKVSDPGVVAVDQEGCFAVSVLSGHLGGGNKLAKEVSEILTVKPVITTASDLGNKVTPDLLAYLWNLKIEGIEKQHVKELLKHINSHIVKGNQITWMVDEKLNVTTDFINFQLWRNERIKESEQPVVLITDRVLTHKQLSKNVIILRPKSIIAGLGCKKGVLATDILEYLHTNLIANGVSPLCLKSLVSIDKKKSELGLLEAARYLKVDLKFFNSNELIQFVNKKNASEFVNKKMGVGGVCEPAVMKLCKDIITRKTASRDKKITIALGRVGWPQWASDLVEERAYH